In a genomic window of Infirmifilum sp. NZ:
- a CDS encoding glycosyltransferase family 4 protein: MSRRFNIVYSLEPRNIRDVSVAFLTLDYFNDNVIEGHRILSKRIIDAVKRNTSLSTYIFSLETARNLLPQEKIHFKRLVPSVWEWMTSTYKIFEKLKTVDVDIVHILSYSSVFPALLNKLTPSRSKDFRIIAHIYYGPDAFKLLQYKFTELLLLMKSFEAVIATSKLLKEFLVKRTKLTDKMTFYIPPIVPKKFFDFDYNSLRSSTGKYKKLFGLKEDDFVISYIGHITPQRGVFELLKAFNKALGSNSRLRLIISPTNIVYQDLSLDYLSILEMLIKKYGLNHRVLIVEKQDPIQLFAMSDVLFLGFDKTFFFTFPPLIACEAVASGMPVILKQSPLVYELFSTEKSLPIYKDLDELTDIILDLADNKNRLSDISLRVKAEAVRKFMPEQLVSRLLKVYMSLTGDY; encoded by the coding sequence ATGTCTAGAAGGTTCAATATCGTTTACTCGCTTGAACCTAGGAACATACGAGATGTAAGTGTAGCATTTCTAACACTTGATTATTTTAACGATAATGTAATAGAGGGCCATCGAATTCTTTCTAAGAGAATTATTGATGCAGTTAAAAGAAATACGAGTTTAAGTACCTACATCTTCTCGCTGGAGACAGCACGAAATCTATTACCTCAAGAAAAGATCCATTTTAAACGACTTGTTCCAAGTGTTTGGGAGTGGATGACATCAACATACAAGATTTTCGAGAAGTTGAAAACGGTTGATGTGGATATAGTTCATATCCTTTCATATAGTAGCGTCTTCCCAGCGCTTTTAAATAAATTGACCCCGTCAAGAAGTAAAGACTTCAGAATAATCGCTCATATATATTATGGTCCAGATGCTTTTAAGCTTCTGCAATATAAATTTACAGAGCTTCTCCTTTTAATGAAGTCTTTCGAAGCCGTGATAGCTACCTCTAAATTGCTTAAGGAATTTCTGGTAAAAAGAACAAAGCTAACAGATAAAATGACTTTCTACATTCCTCCCATAGTTCCAAAGAAGTTTTTTGATTTTGATTACAATTCATTAAGAAGTTCTACAGGAAAATACAAGAAACTCTTTGGACTTAAAGAAGATGATTTCGTAATATCTTACATCGGGCATATAACTCCTCAACGAGGCGTGTTCGAGCTTTTAAAGGCTTTTAATAAAGCACTAGGAAGTAATAGTCGTCTGAGACTAATTATCTCACCCACTAACATAGTATATCAAGATTTATCGCTAGATTATCTTTCCATATTAGAAATGCTGATCAAAAAGTACGGCTTAAATCATAGGGTGCTGATAGTCGAAAAACAAGACCCGATTCAACTATTCGCTATGTCAGATGTCCTTTTCTTAGGCTTCGATAAAACCTTCTTCTTTACTTTCCCCCCTTTAATAGCTTGTGAAGCGGTGGCAAGCGGAATGCCAGTCATCCTCAAGCAGTCTCCACTAGTATACGAGCTCTTTAGTACTGAAAAATCCTTACCGATTTACAAGGATCTCGACGAGTTAACAGATATAATACTTGACTTAGCTGATAACAAAAATAGGCTCTCCGATATATCGCTAAGGGTTAAGGCCGAGGCAGTAAGAAAGTTTATGCCAGAACAACTTGTTTCAAGATTATTAAAAGTTTATATGAGTTTAACAGGTGATTACTAG
- a CDS encoding glycosyltransferase family 4 protein: MRIIYIGPMDIPIPSEKGAVEEIIWQLSLKLSSNGFKVSIYNPIASNTLSKVFKSIVLHGIDCDNCILHFHDLIACGSYSSIIRYSYKSILLSLHYPPWFARSSFRHLALRFLLKYLKSRQTIFVAPSRVITNWIKRRIGGTAVFIPNGVDTSIFNPVKRSLEVREKMIKGKDVDVLVCYVARVHPSKNQLDLLKAARILVSSGIKNFRLIFIGPLHGRFGKQGGEFKYFESLRQYIEKHNLEKFVEFLGEIPHHDDVASYMASCDIYVHPSIIEAAAPLAILEALASGLPVVAYNLVYYLDYLKNHENAILVDKGDVKALAGALESLITQPILRKHLGENGRRFAERELSWENIVKKYYIPLYNKLEQNTYSSDHG, encoded by the coding sequence GTGAGGATAATCTATATAGGGCCAATGGATATTCCTATCCCCAGCGAAAAAGGCGCTGTAGAGGAAATAATATGGCAACTATCATTAAAGCTTTCTAGCAACGGTTTTAAAGTAAGCATATATAATCCTATAGCATCAAATACGCTATCTAAAGTTTTCAAGAGCATTGTCTTACATGGTATTGATTGCGATAACTGCATTCTGCATTTTCACGATTTAATAGCATGCGGTAGCTATAGCTCTATAATTCGCTACAGCTACAAAAGTATTTTACTATCACTTCATTATCCCCCCTGGTTCGCTAGATCTAGTTTTCGCCACTTAGCACTACGTTTCCTCTTGAAGTATCTTAAATCTAGACAAACGATATTTGTTGCACCATCACGAGTAATCACAAACTGGATTAAAAGAAGAATAGGCGGCACTGCAGTATTCATACCTAACGGGGTTGATACTTCAATTTTTAACCCGGTGAAAAGAAGCCTTGAAGTTCGAGAAAAAATGATTAAGGGCAAAGACGTAGATGTTTTAGTGTGTTATGTTGCAAGAGTACATCCAAGTAAGAACCAGCTAGATCTTTTAAAGGCTGCTAGAATTCTTGTGTCTTCTGGTATTAAAAACTTTAGGCTTATATTCATAGGTCCTCTTCACGGACGATTCGGAAAACAGGGAGGAGAATTCAAATATTTTGAATCATTGCGCCAATATATTGAAAAACACAACCTTGAGAAATTTGTGGAGTTTTTAGGCGAGATCCCTCATCACGACGATGTGGCATCATATATGGCATCATGCGATATATATGTTCATCCATCTATAATTGAGGCGGCGGCCCCATTAGCAATATTAGAGGCTTTAGCGTCTGGATTACCTGTTGTTGCCTACAATCTAGTATACTATCTTGATTACCTGAAAAATCATGAAAATGCCATACTAGTAGATAAGGGCGATGTAAAGGCTTTAGCAGGGGCTTTAGAATCGCTAATAACCCAGCCTATACTAAGAAAGCACTTAGGGGAAAATGGGAGACGTTTCGCCGAAAGAGAGCTTTCATGGGAAAATATTGTGAAAAAGTACTATATCCCATTATATAATAAGCTCGAACAGAATACGTATTCCTCAGATCATGGCTGA
- a CDS encoding glycosyltransferase family 4 protein, producing MTGLSLKLAIRLSDAVITEIIDPSFEDPIKLRYSKIRLPLALRFIDVKKFNIIKQITDRFYDIGFVGRLEREKGIDLLIPALKSLYKEGLMPRVVIVGDGSLRNIVEASLSNLHVDVMSYVPHEKLPYIYNKMKIIILPSRKEGVPTVLLEALACGVIPVASRVGGIPWLIRKANTGILLDDLSYHSIAKALKYLLGLDVMRLKEMSQNGRNFIEKFLVLEEAVRRYSLIKKVLKYIP from the coding sequence ATGACTGGCCTTAGCCTTAAGTTAGCAATTAGACTATCTGATGCAGTTATTACAGAAATTATCGATCCGTCCTTCGAGGACCCGATTAAGTTGAGATACTCGAAAATAAGGCTACCGCTAGCACTAAGATTTATTGATGTAAAGAAGTTTAATATAATCAAGCAGATTACGGATAGATTCTATGATATAGGTTTCGTAGGAAGGCTTGAACGAGAGAAGGGTATAGACCTATTAATTCCCGCCCTTAAATCCCTATACAAGGAGGGGCTAATGCCCCGTGTAGTTATAGTAGGAGATGGCAGTCTCAGAAATATAGTGGAAGCTTCATTATCGAACCTGCATGTTGATGTCATGTCGTATGTTCCTCATGAGAAATTACCTTACATATATAATAAAATGAAGATCATAATTTTACCGTCGAGAAAGGAGGGTGTACCTACAGTTTTATTGGAAGCCCTAGCCTGCGGTGTCATACCAGTTGCCTCAAGAGTTGGAGGGATACCTTGGTTAATCCGGAAAGCTAATACGGGTATACTACTAGATGATCTTAGTTATCACAGTATCGCTAAAGCACTTAAATATCTACTAGGGCTCGACGTAATGAGGTTAAAGGAGATGTCTCAAAACGGTAGGAATTTCATTGAGAAGTTTTTAGTATTGGAGGAAGCAGTGAGGCGATACAGTTTAATTAAAAAAGTGCTAAAATACATACCATGA